Proteins co-encoded in one Nonomuraea helvata genomic window:
- a CDS encoding capsid cement protein: MADYLPVYLNGVEPFTMTASAPVTGGQVLAASGVGTVAPTAGPSGAAIGIAQNDAPTGGLVTVWPLSGVVHESTSPAGVAAGAALTSSTSGGIDSGTLASIAAAGTHIGTALTTAGAGAKARWIGR; the protein is encoded by the coding sequence ATGGCCGACTACCTTCCCGTCTACCTCAACGGTGTCGAGCCGTTCACGATGACCGCCAGCGCTCCCGTCACCGGCGGGCAGGTCCTGGCCGCCTCCGGCGTCGGCACCGTCGCCCCCACCGCGGGGCCCAGCGGTGCCGCGATCGGTATCGCCCAGAACGACGCCCCCACGGGCGGGTTGGTCACCGTGTGGCCCCTATCCGGTGTGGTCCACGAGTCCACCAGTCCCGCCGGCGTGGCCGCCGGCGCGGCCCTCACTTCATCGACGTCCGGCGGCATCGACTCCGGAACGCTCGCCTCGATCGCCGCTGCGGGCACCCACATCGGCACCGCGCTCACCACGGCCGGCGCGGGTGCCAAGGCCCGCTGGATCGGCCGCTAA